One Chloroflexi bacterium ADurb.Bin180 genomic window carries:
- a CDS encoding putative NUDIX hydrolase — MATSTCLLYNRPMSPQATIEWVRQALSGPLPGRAAQLTMATRPRPGDRPDIPAPCPHEGAVLILLYQAEGGLQFPLTVRSSTVHAHKGQISLPGGAKEPGDEGFEQTALREASEELGVATATVQVLGALSRLYIPHSGFCVHPFVGYAPEQPNWHPDPAEVAELFSAPLGDLLEPSTVHEEVSVHDGVSFLVPHYRFGTHRVWGATAMILAEFVALLRAAPQTAAS; from the coding sequence TTGGCGACCTCCACTTGCCTGCTGTACAATCGGCCCATGTCACCGCAGGCAACCATCGAGTGGGTACGCCAGGCCCTGAGCGGCCCTCTCCCGGGCCGGGCGGCCCAGTTGACCATGGCCACTCGCCCTCGTCCCGGAGACAGGCCGGACATTCCCGCTCCCTGCCCGCACGAAGGGGCAGTGCTCATCCTGCTTTACCAGGCGGAGGGCGGGCTGCAGTTCCCCCTGACCGTGCGCAGCAGCACCGTGCACGCGCACAAGGGTCAGATCTCCCTGCCCGGGGGAGCAAAGGAGCCGGGGGATGAGGGATTCGAACAGACGGCCCTGCGTGAGGCATCGGAAGAGCTGGGTGTGGCGACGGCGACTGTCCAAGTCCTGGGTGCACTGAGTCGGCTCTACATACCGCACAGCGGGTTTTGTGTACACCCCTTTGTGGGCTATGCCCCAGAGCAGCCGAACTGGCACCCGGATCCAGCCGAGGTGGCCGAGCTATTCAGCGCACCGCTGGGCGACCTGCTCGAGCCATCGACGGTGCATGAAGAAGTAAGCGTGCACGACGGCGTGTCGTTCCTCGTGCCGCACTACCGGTTTGGCACGCACCGGGTCTGGGGAGCGACGGCCATGATTCTGGCCGAATTCGTCGCTCTGCTGCGTGCCGCGCCCCAGACTGCCGCGAGCTAG